A window from Streptomyces sp. NBC_00271 encodes these proteins:
- a CDS encoding serine/threonine-protein kinase → MRPVGSKYLLEEPLGRGATGTVWRARQRETAGAEAAVAGQPGETVAIKVLKEELANDADIVMRFLRERSVLLRLTHPNIVRVRDLVVEGDLLALVMDLVDGPDLHRYLRENGPFSPVAAALLTAQVADALAASHADGVVHRDLKPANVLLKQDGGQMHPMLTDFGIARLADSPGLTRTHEFVGTPAYVAPESAEGRPQTSAVDIYGAGILLYELVTGRPPFAGESALEVLHQHLSAEPRRPSTVPDPLWTVIERCLRKNPDERPSAENLARGLRTVAQGIGVHANSAQIAAAEGVGALLAPDPAPAAVPGVPGAADPTQVLPHSAPGAYDPNGATSVLPHTGAPGMSGAADPTAVLPHRGAADPTAVMPPVPPHQPGQPGQPGQPGQGEDPHPWQSQLRAARDRNEQTQVQYLDPDQDPLRRRPQRQVARPQQRPQQQQRPPQGQQPPPGYGYPQQQQPQQYAPQQQPQQPPQRRQRQQQPQGYAPAPQQQPQRYAPPPQQPEAPAPRQSREPRQRSANPMKIPGLGCLKGCLFTIVILFVAAWLIWEFSPLQSWIGTTQSFWDELHDGFKSVTNWIGDLGGGSSGGSSTN, encoded by the coding sequence GTGCGGCCGGTAGGGAGCAAGTACCTCCTTGAGGAGCCGCTTGGGCGCGGCGCCACAGGCACTGTCTGGCGAGCCCGCCAGCGGGAGACCGCGGGCGCCGAGGCGGCCGTCGCCGGCCAGCCCGGCGAGACCGTGGCGATCAAGGTCCTCAAGGAAGAGCTCGCCAACGACGCGGACATCGTGATGCGGTTCCTCCGGGAGCGCTCCGTCCTGCTGCGCCTGACCCACCCGAACATCGTGCGGGTACGGGACCTCGTCGTCGAGGGCGACCTGCTCGCCCTGGTCATGGACCTGGTCGACGGCCCCGACCTGCACCGCTATCTGCGCGAGAACGGCCCGTTCTCGCCCGTCGCCGCCGCCCTCCTCACCGCCCAGGTCGCCGACGCGCTCGCCGCCAGCCACGCCGACGGCGTCGTGCACCGCGACCTGAAGCCCGCGAACGTCCTGCTCAAGCAGGACGGCGGCCAGATGCACCCGATGCTCACCGACTTCGGCATCGCCCGGCTCGCCGACTCCCCGGGCCTCACCCGGACCCACGAGTTCGTCGGCACGCCCGCGTATGTCGCGCCGGAGTCCGCCGAAGGACGCCCGCAGACGTCCGCCGTCGACATCTACGGCGCAGGCATCCTGCTGTACGAGCTGGTCACCGGGCGTCCCCCGTTCGCCGGCGAGTCCGCCCTCGAAGTGCTGCACCAGCACCTGAGCGCCGAGCCGCGCCGCCCCTCCACGGTCCCGGACCCCCTGTGGACCGTCATAGAGCGCTGCCTGCGCAAGAACCCGGACGAGCGGCCCAGCGCCGAGAACCTCGCCCGCGGGCTGCGCACCGTCGCCCAGGGCATCGGTGTGCACGCCAACTCCGCGCAGATCGCCGCCGCGGAGGGCGTGGGCGCGCTGCTCGCCCCCGACCCGGCGCCGGCCGCGGTGCCGGGCGTGCCCGGCGCGGCCGACCCCACGCAGGTGCTCCCGCACAGCGCCCCGGGGGCCTACGACCCGAACGGCGCGACCAGCGTCCTGCCGCACACCGGCGCCCCCGGCATGTCCGGCGCCGCCGACCCCACCGCCGTACTGCCGCACCGCGGCGCCGCCGACCCGACCGCCGTCATGCCGCCGGTGCCCCCGCACCAGCCCGGGCAGCCGGGACAGCCCGGGCAGCCGGGTCAGGGCGAGGACCCGCACCCCTGGCAGAGCCAGCTGCGCGCGGCCCGGGACCGCAACGAGCAGACCCAGGTCCAGTACCTCGACCCCGACCAGGACCCGCTGCGCCGCCGTCCGCAGCGGCAGGTCGCGCGCCCGCAGCAGCGGCCCCAGCAACAGCAGCGCCCGCCGCAGGGACAGCAGCCGCCGCCCGGATACGGGTATCCGCAGCAGCAACAGCCGCAGCAGTACGCGCCTCAGCAGCAGCCCCAGCAGCCGCCGCAGCGCCGTCAGCGGCAGCAGCAGCCGCAGGGGTACGCCCCCGCGCCCCAGCAGCAGCCGCAGCGGTACGCGCCCCCGCCGCAGCAACCCGAGGCACCGGCGCCCCGGCAGTCGCGCGAACCGCGGCAGCGCAGCGCCAACCCGATGAAGATCCCGGGACTCGGCTGCCTCAAGGGCTGCCTGTTCACGATCGTCATCCTGTTCGTGGCCGCGTGGCTGATCTGGGAGTTCAGTCCCCTTCAGAGCTGGATCGGGACCACCCAGAGCTTCTGGGACGAGCTGCACGACGGGTTCAAGTCCGTGACGAACTGGATCGGGGATCTCGGCGGAGGCTCTTCCGGCGGCTCTTCCACCAACTAG
- a CDS encoding FHA domain-containing protein, protein MQIRLTVVDPLGSPSEPRGRAAACDVLVTAPAGTALAAVAAGLASAVGGEGAGQHDRGRELGGGPVVLYAGAERLDGQRCTLGEPPLTDGAVLSLGCPAEPGPDVDGVAARLHVVAGPDAGGVHLLHGGRIDIGRSADADVPLDDPDVSRLHCAVTVTPEGRVSVADLGSTNGTTLDGTQVGTRPVRFGQGALLRVGESSLRLAPPGGADPVSTTPDGEGHVRVTTLTGTATRPEPPTGPGPSSSSAAPTGPAAPAGPSAPVVPHARVGGASGAGALPVPPVGDTHHGFGSAEWGAAGGVPGAQEHGPVVPEQGRAPRIESRPARPSGPDTSGGGATSRAAAGPEPGTRKGTPTRGTDVPPGVRKRSGLGAWARRLTGGRGELPGTGPGDPYDTDGDDEAAEFLAAASLPTQAPESWPDPATLLLTALGPGPRLWERGPGHPETLTVRLGTADRAAPDGSGLVPAVPVTVGLREVGSLGLAGPRARLAGLARSVVAQLAALHSPDALDIVLISADRSRPVEERTAEWSWLGWLPHLRPTHGQDCRLLLAYDREQATARTDELLRRLEDQLTETGGARGAYDKADRSPVDARGGARRPSWARDEDPTGVDRDFEGPFTVLVVDGDPGGADVREAVLRLTHEGARAGIHVVCLAETVSASPASPVTETYEAACEASPAFRECGAVALLSGDVATALRLMRVGSDGPVGHGTVAAVDAVSLAWAERFARALAPLRTDGAHADRHARVSAPLPQAARLLDELGLARATPASLMARWADAADDTEALGGRGRAVLGAGPRGPVAVDLPAEGPHLLIEGPPGSGRTELLRAIAASLAAAERPDRLGIVLMDGRDSTGGHGAGQGAEGLRVCTDLPHVTTHLTANDPVRMREFAQALSAELKRRAELLGRLGFAEWHTRGELSGRMVAQRTPKPAPGAKPGSTSPSASGAADLDTPPSSTLRLRPAAARERTDPGPPLARLFVIIDDLDALLSPALGSPGRPAAGSVVRALEAVAREGDRLGVHLVAAAADDGRTATTELGRAASLRISLDSVSPGADEPAPGRGRLSTPDGRLTPFQAGRVTGRIPRTATLRPTVVPLEWHRMGDPPARRPVRELGNGPTDLALLASALERAARSVAAVEMPSLL, encoded by the coding sequence ATGCAGATCCGGCTGACCGTCGTAGACCCGCTGGGCTCGCCCTCGGAGCCGCGGGGGCGAGCCGCGGCCTGCGATGTGCTGGTCACCGCTCCCGCCGGGACGGCGTTGGCAGCGGTGGCGGCGGGTCTGGCCTCGGCGGTCGGCGGTGAGGGCGCGGGCCAGCACGACCGCGGCCGAGAGCTCGGCGGGGGTCCCGTCGTGCTGTACGCGGGCGCCGAGCGCCTCGACGGCCAGCGCTGCACGCTGGGCGAGCCGCCCCTGACGGACGGCGCCGTGCTGTCCCTGGGCTGCCCCGCCGAACCCGGTCCTGACGTGGACGGGGTCGCGGCCCGGCTCCATGTCGTCGCGGGCCCCGACGCGGGCGGCGTCCACCTGCTGCACGGCGGCCGGATCGACATCGGCCGCTCCGCCGACGCGGACGTCCCGCTGGACGATCCCGACGTCTCCCGCCTGCACTGCGCGGTCACGGTCACCCCCGAGGGCCGCGTCTCGGTCGCCGACCTGGGCTCGACGAACGGCACGACGCTGGACGGCACCCAGGTCGGCACCCGCCCGGTCCGCTTCGGGCAGGGCGCGCTGCTGCGCGTCGGCGAGTCCTCCCTGCGACTGGCTCCGCCCGGTGGCGCGGATCCGGTGAGCACGACGCCCGACGGGGAGGGCCACGTCAGGGTCACGACCCTCACCGGTACGGCCACCCGCCCGGAGCCGCCCACCGGCCCCGGCCCCTCGTCGTCCTCCGCCGCCCCCACCGGTCCCGCTGCCCCCGCCGGTCCTTCCGCTCCTGTCGTGCCCCACGCGCGCGTGGGGGGCGCCTCAGGCGCCGGCGCGCTGCCCGTGCCGCCCGTCGGTGACACACATCACGGCTTCGGATCGGCGGAGTGGGGCGCCGCGGGCGGCGTCCCCGGAGCACAGGAGCACGGCCCGGTCGTGCCCGAGCAGGGCCGGGCACCCCGGATCGAGAGCAGGCCCGCGCGGCCGTCCGGCCCCGACACGTCGGGGGGCGGAGCCACGTCCCGGGCCGCGGCCGGTCCGGAGCCGGGCACCCGCAAGGGCACGCCCACGCGGGGCACGGACGTACCCCCGGGGGTGCGCAAGCGGAGCGGGCTCGGCGCGTGGGCGCGTCGGCTGACCGGCGGCCGGGGCGAGCTGCCGGGCACCGGACCGGGAGATCCGTACGACACGGACGGGGATGACGAGGCGGCGGAGTTCCTGGCGGCGGCCTCCCTGCCCACGCAGGCCCCGGAGAGCTGGCCCGATCCCGCGACGCTGTTGCTCACCGCGCTGGGTCCGGGACCGCGGCTGTGGGAGCGCGGCCCGGGCCACCCGGAGACGCTGACGGTGCGGCTGGGCACGGCGGACCGGGCGGCCCCCGACGGTTCGGGACTGGTGCCCGCGGTGCCGGTGACCGTGGGCTTGCGGGAGGTCGGCTCGCTGGGCCTGGCGGGGCCGCGGGCGCGGCTGGCCGGGCTGGCCCGCTCGGTGGTCGCCCAGCTCGCCGCGCTGCACTCCCCCGACGCCCTCGACATCGTCCTGATCAGCGCGGACCGCTCCCGCCCTGTGGAGGAGCGCACCGCCGAGTGGTCCTGGCTCGGCTGGCTCCCGCATCTGCGCCCCACCCACGGCCAGGACTGCCGTCTCCTCCTCGCCTACGACCGTGAACAGGCGACGGCCCGCACGGACGAGCTCCTGCGCCGCCTCGAGGACCAGCTGACGGAAACGGGCGGCGCCCGGGGCGCGTACGACAAGGCCGATCGCTCCCCCGTGGACGCGCGGGGCGGCGCACGGCGCCCGTCCTGGGCCCGCGACGAGGACCCGACGGGCGTCGACCGGGACTTCGAGGGGCCGTTCACCGTGCTCGTCGTGGACGGGGACCCCGGAGGCGCCGACGTACGGGAGGCGGTGCTGCGGCTGACGCACGAGGGCGCGCGGGCGGGCATACACGTGGTGTGTCTGGCCGAGACCGTGTCGGCGTCGCCCGCGTCCCCGGTGACGGAGACGTACGAGGCGGCCTGCGAGGCGTCACCGGCGTTCCGGGAGTGCGGGGCGGTCGCGCTGCTCAGCGGGGATGTGGCGACGGCGCTGCGGCTGATGCGGGTGGGTTCCGACGGGCCCGTGGGGCACGGCACGGTCGCCGCGGTGGACGCGGTGTCACTGGCCTGGGCGGAGCGTTTCGCACGCGCACTCGCCCCCCTCCGCACGGACGGGGCGCACGCCGACCGCCACGCGCGCGTGTCCGCGCCGCTCCCGCAAGCGGCCCGTCTGCTGGACGAGTTGGGACTGGCCCGGGCCACCCCGGCGTCACTCATGGCGCGTTGGGCGGACGCGGCGGACGACACGGAGGCGCTCGGCGGCCGCGGCCGGGCCGTCCTCGGCGCCGGCCCGCGCGGCCCGGTCGCCGTGGACCTCCCCGCCGAGGGCCCGCACCTGCTGATCGAGGGCCCGCCCGGCAGCGGTCGTACGGAGCTGCTGCGCGCGATCGCCGCGTCCCTGGCCGCCGCGGAGCGCCCCGACCGGCTCGGGATCGTGCTGATGGACGGGCGGGACAGCACCGGGGGCCACGGCGCCGGCCAAGGAGCGGAGGGGCTGCGGGTCTGTACGGACCTGCCCCACGTCACCACCCACCTCACCGCCAACGACCCCGTACGGATGCGGGAGTTCGCCCAGGCACTCAGCGCCGAACTGAAGCGGCGGGCCGAGCTCCTGGGCCGGCTCGGCTTCGCGGAGTGGCACACGCGCGGCGAGTTGTCGGGCCGGATGGTCGCCCAGCGCACCCCCAAACCCGCCCCGGGAGCGAAGCCCGGCTCCACCTCCCCCTCCGCCTCCGGCGCCGCGGATCTCGATACGCCCCCCAGTTCCACCCTGCGGCTGCGCCCGGCGGCTGCCCGCGAACGGACGGATCCGGGCCCCCCGTTGGCCCGTCTCTTCGTCATCATCGACGACCTGGACGCGCTGCTCTCCCCCGCGCTGGGCTCCCCGGGACGACCGGCGGCCGGTTCGGTCGTACGGGCTCTCGAGGCCGTCGCCCGCGAGGGTGACCGCCTCGGTGTGCACCTCGTGGCGGCCGCCGCGGACGACGGCCGCACGGCGACCACCGAACTGGGCCGCGCCGCCTCGCTCCGTATCTCCCTCGATTCGGTGTCCCCCGGCGCGGACGAACCCGCCCCCGGCCGGGGCCGTCTGTCCACTCCCGACGGTCGCCTCACGCCCTTCCAGGCCGGCCGGGTCACCGGCCGCATCCCCCGCACGGCCACCCTCCGCCCCACGGTCGTCCCGCTCGAATGGCACCGCATGGGCGACCCCCCGGCCCGCCGCCCGGTCCGCGAACTCGGCAACGGCCCCACGGACCTGGCCCTGCTTGCCAGCGCGCTCGAGCGGGCGGCGAGGTCGGTGGCGGCGGTGGAGATGCCGTCGTTGCTGTAG
- a CDS encoding ABC transporter substrate-binding protein, whose protein sequence is MHRALRTHKSPNHSTHRSRRAAHHRRSHRAAQAAAAAVAVALALTACGGGGKDKKEDGGTSSASASGDTVALPKLDGESLEVAAVWTGEEQKNFKTVLAEFEKRTGAKVTFVAAQDPIINFLGSKIAGGQPPDVALLPQPGAIKQAVDKKWAKPLGPEALAELAKNYSQGWQDIGKVGGKQYGVYYKAANKSLIWYNAKVFENAGAKEPQTWQDLLTTAQTVYDSGVTPFSVGGADGWTLTDWFENVYLSQAGPEKYDQLSQHKIKWTDPSVKQALTTLAGIWGKKNYIAGGANGALQTEFPNSVTQTFTGGDQPKAGMVFEGDFAQVNIGETKAKVGTDAKVFPFPAVGSAAPVVSGGDAAVILKDSKAAQALATFLASPDAATIQAKLGGYLSPNKNVPNAAYPNAVQQKIAKSLIASGDDFRFDMSDQAPQAFGGTPGKGEWKDLQDFLKNPTDVASTQATLEKDAAAAYGSGS, encoded by the coding sequence ATGCACAGAGCTCTTCGTACACACAAGTCGCCCAACCACTCGACGCACAGGTCACGCAGAGCCGCACACCACCGCAGATCACACAGGGCCGCACAGGCCGCCGCAGCCGCCGTCGCCGTCGCGCTCGCCCTCACCGCGTGTGGCGGAGGCGGCAAGGACAAGAAGGAAGACGGCGGTACGAGCAGTGCCAGTGCGAGCGGCGACACCGTCGCCCTCCCCAAGCTCGACGGCGAGAGCCTCGAAGTCGCCGCCGTCTGGACCGGCGAGGAGCAGAAGAACTTCAAGACGGTCCTCGCCGAGTTCGAGAAGCGCACCGGCGCGAAGGTGACCTTCGTGGCGGCCCAGGACCCGATCATCAACTTCCTCGGTTCGAAGATCGCGGGCGGCCAGCCGCCGGACGTCGCGCTGCTCCCGCAGCCCGGCGCCATCAAACAGGCCGTCGACAAGAAGTGGGCCAAGCCCCTCGGCCCCGAGGCCCTGGCCGAACTCGCCAAGAACTACTCCCAGGGCTGGCAGGACATCGGCAAGGTGGGCGGCAAGCAGTACGGCGTGTATTACAAGGCCGCCAACAAGTCGCTGATCTGGTACAACGCCAAGGTCTTCGAGAACGCGGGCGCGAAGGAGCCGCAGACCTGGCAGGACCTGCTGACGACCGCGCAGACGGTCTACGACTCCGGTGTCACCCCGTTCTCCGTCGGCGGCGCCGACGGCTGGACCCTCACCGACTGGTTCGAGAACGTGTATCTCTCCCAGGCGGGCCCGGAGAAGTACGACCAGCTGAGCCAGCACAAGATCAAGTGGACGGATCCGTCCGTCAAGCAGGCCCTCACCACCCTCGCCGGGATCTGGGGCAAGAAGAACTACATCGCGGGCGGCGCGAACGGTGCCCTGCAGACGGAGTTCCCGAACTCCGTCACCCAGACCTTCACCGGCGGCGACCAGCCCAAGGCGGGCATGGTCTTCGAGGGCGACTTCGCACAGGTCAACATCGGCGAGACCAAGGCCAAGGTGGGCACGGACGCGAAGGTGTTCCCGTTCCCTGCCGTGGGCAGCGCGGCGCCCGTGGTCTCCGGCGGCGACGCGGCCGTCATCCTGAAGGACTCCAAGGCGGCGCAGGCGCTCGCCACCTTCCTGGCCTCCCCGGACGCGGCGACGATCCAGGCCAAGCTGGGCGGCTACCTCTCCCCCAACAAGAACGTGCCGAACGCGGCGTACCCGAACGCGGTGCAGCAGAAGATCGCCAAGTCCCTGATCGCGTCGGGCGACGACTTCCGTTTCGACATGTCCGACCAGGCCCCGCAGGCCTTCGGTGGCACCCCCGGCAAGGGTGAGTGGAAGGACCTCCAGGACTTCCTGAAGAACCCGACCGACGTCGCGAGCACCCAGGCGACGTTGGAGAAGGACGCGGCGGCGGCGTACGGCAGCGGAAGCTGA
- a CDS encoding carbohydrate ABC transporter permease has product MTSATTGGTAPVPPVRTRKSVTGTRRAVAVLFLLPCLVLLGALVVYPIGYSLIRSFLNQSGDGFAGVDNYKALFTDDGIRTALKNNVIWVVFAPTVATALGLVFAVLTERVRWGTAFKLVVFMPMAISMLAAGIIFRLVYDQDPHKGVANAVWVGVHDTFAESSAFPNAHPGRQSPLQPEKGGFLTQQAVHAGQSVTLPLVGVAPDKMPGGAKKAVQAPSEPGKVTGTAWQDFTRGKGVGRLGQVDPGELGYPGMKIEAVKDGKVVDAAKVRGDGTFTLSEKADGAQLRLPASNFREPYNGVDWLGPSLVTPAVIGAYVWMWAGFAMVLIAAGLAGVPRELLEAARVDGANEWQVFRRVTVPLLAPVLAVVLVTLMINVLKVFDLVFIIPPGSSQDDANVLALELYRKGFSEDQPGIASAIAVFLLLLVIPVVWFNVRRLRREVRR; this is encoded by the coding sequence ATGACGTCGGCAACGACCGGAGGAACCGCACCGGTTCCTCCGGTCCGCACACGCAAGAGCGTGACCGGCACCCGCAGGGCCGTGGCGGTGCTGTTCCTGCTGCCCTGTCTCGTGCTGCTCGGCGCGCTCGTGGTCTACCCGATCGGGTACTCGCTGATCCGCAGCTTCCTCAACCAGTCCGGCGACGGTTTCGCCGGGGTCGACAACTACAAGGCGCTGTTCACCGACGACGGCATCCGTACCGCCCTCAAGAACAACGTCATCTGGGTCGTGTTCGCGCCCACCGTCGCGACCGCGCTCGGTCTCGTCTTCGCGGTCCTCACCGAACGGGTCCGCTGGGGCACGGCGTTCAAACTGGTCGTCTTCATGCCGATGGCGATCTCGATGCTCGCCGCGGGGATCATCTTCCGGCTGGTGTACGACCAGGACCCGCACAAGGGGGTCGCGAACGCGGTCTGGGTGGGGGTGCACGACACCTTCGCCGAGTCGTCGGCGTTCCCGAACGCCCACCCGGGACGGCAGTCGCCGCTCCAGCCGGAGAAGGGCGGCTTCCTCACCCAACAGGCCGTGCACGCCGGGCAGTCCGTCACCCTTCCCCTCGTCGGCGTCGCCCCCGACAAGATGCCGGGCGGCGCGAAGAAGGCCGTACAGGCACCGTCCGAGCCCGGCAAGGTCACCGGCACCGCCTGGCAGGACTTCACCCGGGGCAAGGGCGTCGGCAGGCTCGGCCAGGTCGACCCGGGCGAACTCGGCTACCCGGGCATGAAGATCGAGGCGGTGAAGGACGGCAAGGTCGTCGACGCGGCGAAGGTGCGGGGCGACGGCACCTTCACGCTCTCCGAGAAGGCCGACGGGGCTCAACTGCGGCTCCCGGCGAGCAACTTCCGTGAGCCGTACAACGGCGTCGACTGGCTCGGCCCGTCGCTCGTCACCCCGGCCGTGATCGGCGCGTACGTCTGGATGTGGGCCGGCTTCGCCATGGTGCTCATCGCGGCGGGGCTCGCGGGCGTGCCGCGTGAACTCCTCGAAGCGGCACGGGTGGACGGGGCGAACGAGTGGCAGGTGTTCCGGAGGGTCACCGTGCCGCTGCTCGCGCCCGTCCTCGCCGTCGTCCTGGTCACGCTGATGATCAACGTGCTGAAGGTCTTCGACCTGGTCTTCATCATTCCGCCGGGCTCCTCCCAGGACGACGCGAACGTGCTGGCCCTGGAGCTGTACCGGAAGGGCTTCTCCGAGGACCAGCCGGGCATCGCGAGCGCGATCGCCGTGTTCCTGCTGCTGCTCGTGATCCCCGTGGTGTGGTTCAACGTGCGTCGTCTGCGGCGGGAGGTACGACGATGA
- a CDS encoding carbohydrate ABC transporter permease: MTTQAGGLTKTAPVTGVKARQSLGSRLASGVSGGIVRVFLLLVGLFWLVPTIGLLLSSLRTPQDMSASGWWKVFSEPSQLTVDSYQKLLENGDITGSLGNTVLITVPATVLVVVIGALAGYAFAWMEFPGRDWWFLAVVGLLVVPVQVALIPIAELFGKLGIFGTIFGVILFHVGFGLPFAVFLLRNFFAEIPRELLEAARLDGAGELRLFLRVVMPLGGPAIASLGIFQFLWVWNDMLVALVFSDAGSQPITVALQTQVRQFGNNIDVLAPGAFISMVIPLAVFFAFQRQFVSGVMAGAVK; this comes from the coding sequence ATGACCACCCAAGCCGGCGGTCTCACGAAGACCGCGCCCGTCACCGGCGTCAAGGCCAGGCAGTCGCTCGGCTCACGGCTCGCGAGCGGTGTCAGCGGCGGAATCGTCCGGGTCTTCCTCCTCCTCGTCGGCCTGTTCTGGCTGGTGCCGACGATCGGGCTGCTGCTGTCCTCGCTGCGCACACCACAGGACATGAGCGCGTCCGGCTGGTGGAAGGTCTTCAGCGAGCCCTCCCAGCTCACCGTGGACAGTTACCAGAAGCTCCTGGAGAACGGTGACATCACCGGTTCACTGGGGAACACGGTGCTGATCACCGTCCCGGCGACCGTCCTCGTCGTCGTCATCGGCGCGCTCGCGGGCTACGCCTTCGCCTGGATGGAGTTCCCGGGCCGCGACTGGTGGTTCCTCGCGGTCGTCGGTCTGCTGGTCGTCCCCGTGCAGGTGGCGCTGATCCCGATCGCCGAACTCTTCGGCAAGCTCGGCATCTTCGGCACGATCTTCGGGGTGATCCTCTTCCATGTGGGCTTCGGTCTGCCCTTCGCGGTGTTCCTGCTGCGGAACTTCTTCGCGGAGATCCCCCGGGAGCTGCTGGAGGCGGCCCGGCTCGACGGCGCGGGTGAACTGCGCCTGTTCCTCAGGGTCGTGATGCCGCTCGGCGGTCCCGCGATCGCCTCGCTCGGCATCTTCCAGTTCCTGTGGGTGTGGAACGACATGCTGGTCGCGCTGGTGTTCTCCGACGCGGGCAGCCAGCCGATCACGGTCGCGCTCCAGACCCAGGTACGCCAGTTCGGCAACAACATCGACGTGCTGGCGCCCGGCGCCTTCATCTCGATGGTCATCCCGCTGGCCGTGTTCTTCGCGTTCCAACGTCAGTTCGTGTCCGGGGTGATGGCGGGCGCGGTGAAGTAG